ATGCTATTCTTGGCACTCTCATTTCCTGCTGCGTCTATAGCAATAACAGAGAGTGAATACAAAGTACCTCCCTCTAATCCAGTAAAGGTATAATTTGTTTCTATAACTGTTGTGATCAACACATCATCTAGATAAACCTTATACCCTACAACACCCACATTATCTGTGGATGGACTCCAAATCAAATTTAGTGTATTTTCTGAAAACCCTACAATAGTTAAGTTTTTTGGTCTGCTTGGAGACTCAAGGTCCTTTTCTTCTACTTCTGCCTGCCAATCCCCTCTGAAAGTGCTAGAAAAATTATACGTACTCCCTGGATCTTCGAGTATGACCATACATGTGATTCGAACGCAATTTTCAGGTAAATCATTTATGCCACCACTATAATTCCTTTCACTTGTATAGTCGGTATTGCTTGATAAAATTGTAGTTCTTACTCCATCTTTGTCATAAGCATAAATGTCAATTTCGTCAACGTGATCATCTGCTGTATAAGGTGGAGTAAAATGATATGATGTGATTTTTTTATAAACAGATTGATCTATTCCATAATCTAGTGTAATTCTTGCGTAATTACTATCGTATAGATCAATATTCACATAGGATGAATCTGGTCGTGTCGATGTGTTTAACGTTTCCTTTTCGCTACTAAAGTTGAGAAAATTCCCTGAGAATATAGCCATATCATCCACCCCCTATTGATACGTCAATATCAACTCTCCATCTTGATCTAAGTACCCCTGTATTTCTCCTGTTTGCGTTCTCCATGCAGTTGGTTTAATAGCTGGATTTCTCTCACCTTCAGGTAGTTTGACTAACGGTTTACCTTTAATCGGTAGCAATAACCCTACCCCATTTTGAGAAGTATCTATTAATCCAGTTTCATTGTAGAAACTAACCACAAGTAGTTTTAACTCATTTTCATGCATGACTAAATGACCGATAATTCCAACCATCGGTTTTTGTAAAGTGGATATTCCATATTGAGTGATAAAGTAGTCTCTAAATCCTGATCCATTGACTTGTATTTCTTTACCTATGTTTACATTCTTACTGTCTGCTGCTAATGGGATATTTGCAAAACCAAACTCACCAAACACGTTTAATGAGTCATTTCCAACCCTGTAAAGTGGATTCATCCAGTGGTGTATACCTTGTTTATCTCCTGCAGCACTAGACAAGTCTGAAACTAATATTTCATCTCGTTCAGCTAATACCGTTACATTTTTAGTCGATTCTAGTTTCTGAGGAACAGGCACATGATCATACCAAAGAGCTACATTGTCCGTTATTCCTGTGCGGTATGATTTAGGGTTATATTCAAGTTTTATTTCTTTAGTTTCTTTACGTACTTTAACGATGTTGGATTTTACATAGTCTACTTCTTCACTTAGTTCTACATCTAGCTTGATATAGTCGGTGTATACAATACTATTATTTTCTGCCGATGCTGGATGTGTGCTGTGGACTAGGATGTATACTTTTTGGTTGTTGGTGATATACGGTAAAAAAGGATCTGGACTAACTGAAATAGTCGTAGGTACATCATCTGTATTTGACCACCCATTTACCCATATTTTACTTTCTTCATTCCATACAGTCATTCTTGCTCCATAAGCCAATTCATTCCCATCGTGACCTTGACCATAACCAGTCCATGAAACGGAAAGTTTACGAAGTTTGTCTTTTAGCTCGGATAAGGATAAACCCAAATGGGATAGGTCGAATTCGAATAATCTACATCTGTGTTTACCTAACTGGCTAGTAATATTAGTTGCCAGTATACCGTCTTGTTTTGACAGATCATTGTATCCTATCTGAGTACTCTCATCATTAAAGCTGTACGGTGTTCTAGTGAGTATATCATCAGTTAGAGTACTACCTAACAAAGTCCTATTCGGTACACTTACATCATCCCCTACGACTTTCCCCAAATAGTTTAACGTGGTTTTAGATTTTCGTCCTTCGCTCCATGTTGGGTTTTCGTTGATGCCTTTTTCTAGTTTAAAATTTCTAGCTTCAACATAAGTCGCTGTATCTGTTTCGTATTTTCGAACAACTATAGTTTCTAAGCTACCATTAGAAAAATCACTCATAAAGAAAGGTGTAAAATCATTCTCATTAAGTTGGACAGATTTTTTTATAGTATTTCCTTGCTTATTAAATGTATAAATACTTATCGTTCCATTTCCTCTTAACTCGACACTTACCGTAAATGGTTCACCTTCGAGTAAATCACATGTGTTTGTACTTGGGTAAACATAGTCATCTACATTCAAATTGCTCAATTTAATTATTCCACCTATTTCTATTGTTGATGAATTTGAATTTATACTCAGGTCTTTGGTATCAATAGGAAACGCTTGATTCTGTGTTAGTAAATTCTCAGTCATCACTGGAAACTCATTTTTAGGTACTAACACATCGTATCTTGTTTCAGATACATCGATTTGTATTTCTAACTCTACATAATCTGTATAGATGGTGCTTGGGGTTACTCCGTCACTTGGGTCTGTGTGTGCTAGGAAGTGAACGAAACCGTTTGAGTCGATTTTATTAGATAAGGATTCACCACTTATAAACAAGTCCTTGATAGAATTATAATTATGTTCTGTAGGTGGATTTCCAAATCTTTGAGAGTACCATTGGGAATATTCTTCATACCAAACATCCAAAAATGAAGCATTGCCATTGGGATTTTCTCCATAACCATGCCAAATAAATTTATATTTTCCTAATATATCTTTCGCCCTCTGCACCTTATCCTCAATTGTCACACAACCTTCAAAAAAACCCTCGCCTAGTTTATCTTGAATTGCTCGGATGATGTTAAAGGAGAATAGTTGTTGTGGAATTTCTCCATTAGTAGATGTTGATACACCATTAACTACCTTACCGTCTAGTTTCTCTAAATTTGAATAGGCAGAGTTCGCAATTTCTGTGATGCTGTCATATGGTGAAATAAGTGTTGAATTTGTCTCGCTAAATCTACTTATATGAGAATTCAAGTCTGTATTTGTTTTTACTTTCCCCTCAAAATTAGCCTTAATAATAACAATTCCATCATCACTTTTAACCAATTTTTGCTTATTCACTTCACCTTCTAAAACATCCTTAGGTACATGTTCAATTCCATTTCCACCTGCATAGTTAACACTATATTCAATAGTAAGTGTTTCTTTATTATCATTTGGAGGTGTAATTATTGTATAAGTTGATTCGTTTGTTAAAACACCATCCCATTTACCAACAATTCCATCTGCCTTAACAATACTTTTTGTAATTACTGAATTTTCATCTACATCTGCACCAAGAACTGCTTCAAATTGTATTGTTTTTTCAGTTGAATTTATGGCAGTTATATATCTTGTTGTGCCTGACCAAATATCTCCACTTGGTTTAACGATCAAAAAACTATCTCCTACTGAAAATTCACTGACATCATCCAGATATAAAACAGTACTGTTAACATCCCCTCTAACTACTTTTGCTAAAGAATTATCTACGGTGTCGATTATTCCAAACAATCCATTTTTGCATGTGATTTTAATCGTATCCCCTGTTGACCAAACACCTACTGTAGCTTGTGTGACTTCAATATGTTTTAAGTGGTCGTTAGATAGTACTTCTATTTTATCGGACACTTTTTGACTTGTTTGTGCATCTGATAGGATGCGTTTTTGTTCGGTTAAATCGAATCTTGTATTGGTTTGTTGATTTACATAGTCCGCAGGAACGTACCATTTGCCACGTGGTATAAGTAATGTTCCTAGTGTTTCGTCCGTTATGTCTCCAATAAAAATAGATGGTTTTGTATTGCCCCCATCTACAGTATCATTATGAAAATATACTCTTGCGTACATAGCATTACTTGGTGTAGTTATATTATGATCTGGTATATGAGATATAAAGTTTAATTCAGAATCAAAAAATACCCATTCACGCCTGTTAGTATTTAAACTTAATGTATATTTGGTATTGGGTGTAACTCTAAATATAGATGTTGTAATGTAGTTAATGTTGCCTGCGGAAGTTAAACTTGTATTTGTTGTATCATGATTAACATATCCATATTCGAAACTACCATCCCATATATTCCCCACCACATAAGGGTAACTATCCTGCTGAACCTCAACATAACTCGGTGCTTTCTTCAAACCAAAAT
The window above is part of the Chengkuizengella sp. SCS-71B genome. Proteins encoded here:
- a CDS encoding fibronectin type III domain-containing protein: MAIFSGNFLNFSSEKETLNTSTRPDSSYVNIDLYDSNYARITLDYGIDQSVYKKITSYHFTPPYTADDHVDEIDIYAYDKDGVRTTILSSNTDYTSERNYSGGINDLPENCVRITCMVILEDPGSTYNFSSTFRGDWQAEVEEKDLESPSRPKNLTIVGFSENTLNLIWSPSTDNVGVVGYKVYLDDVLITTVIETNYTFTGLEGGTLYSLSVIAIDAAGNESAKNSIQARTFFKHSNLILPNENPFMKEVFNYIRDMVNEFRNRNGLDPINWTDSTIIKGVTPIKATHWNEIEDAILDVYTQLNIEMKNPEAKQQFEETILSKNQLYPLNLLPRRIENIIKGLENS